The proteins below are encoded in one region of Balaenoptera acutorostrata chromosome 11, mBalAcu1.1, whole genome shotgun sequence:
- the CIMAP1B gene encoding outer dense fiber protein 3B isoform X1 translates to MGSEVWVGPWRPHRPRGPIAALYSGPGPKYKLPASTGYILHDPSRPRAPAFTFGARLPTQQTSRGPGPGHLVPARMTVRGRDGAPAYSILGRPRHAAPFLTPGPGRYFPERAGNAAYPSAPRHTIAPRNWGLRAESQTPGPGTYTVPSLLGPRVVGKVSAPICSIYGRSAVGSFCEDLSKTPGPCAYPVVSPGIYKPRAPQFSMLARTSLPQGNSLNPGPAAYNVDQVLCSSASRHRKPRGWSFGIRHSDYLAPMVIDVDD, encoded by the exons ATGGGCTCGGAAGTCTGGGTCGGCCCGTGGCGGCCGCACCGGCCCCGCGGCCCCATCGCAGCGCTCTACAGTGGCCCGGGGCCCAAGTACAAGCTGCCAGCCAGCACCG GTTACATTCTGCACGACCCGTCGCGGCCCCGCGCCCCCGCCTTCACCTTCGGCGCACGCCTCCCCACGCAGCAGACTTCGCGCGGCCCCGGGCCAGGTCACCTGGTGCCCGCTCGCATGACCGTGCGCGGCCGCGACGGCGCCCCCGCCTACTCCATCTTGGGCCGCCCGCGCCACGCAGCGCCCTTCCTCACTCCTGGACCGG GCAGGTACTTCCCGGAGCGAGCGGGGAACGCGGCGTACCCCAGCGCGCCTCGGCACACCATCGCTCCCCGAAACTGGGGCCTCCGTGCGGAGTCGCAGACCCCAG GCCCCGGGACCTACACTGTGCCCTCGCTCCTGGGCCCGCGCGTCGTCGGTAAAGTTTCGGCCCCGATTTGCTCCATCTACGGCCGCAGCGCGGTGGGCAGCTTCTGCGAGGACCTCAGTaag ACCCCCGGGCCCTGCGCCTACCCTGTGGTGAGCCCTGGGATCTACAAGCCCCGGGCCCCCCAGTTCTCGATGCTGGCGCGGACTTCGCTCCCCCAAGGCAACAGCCTGAATCCCGGGCCTGCAGCCTACAACGTGGACCAGGTGCTCTGCAGTTCTGCGTCAAGG CACCGGAAGCCTCGCGGCTGGAGCTTCGGGATCCGGCACTCGGACTACCTGGCCCCGATGGTGATCGACGTGGATGACTGA
- the KLHDC7B gene encoding kelch domain-containing protein 7B yields MTQGVSEADGPGWGWDGDGDEDWDGAVLTLLALAVVAATALALHWFGSGQDQEAAGPASTAPRPSQVGGPGPALPPKSKVSGGVAGHSSGQGKPYPPGRGQGSPAAAGAQDQEPPRGGGLAATATPPLKTPGEVASGGALGQQRGNATPEAPRGKGREARRPGAALLGRSKAEGTSVPLLIHFTPRSPGGEVEVQVEAGGVQAKAPAHQALVHMVERDTSPWQQGVASPGSLGRGPGSRRWQVDRSSGERTCRSPRLDPLSLGNVVSVWDSVGAASSLPAGSQGLPFPQELPPSYTLKTRPPMDVSERGRGKSSPQPAPVLALDSGAKATESREAGTLAPRESQRSPASMEGWPWVRREVLVTGSFSQAPDSMGLSQEGPQGGHPHLSQGEGTTEASTAGESGANGSGDHPVFSSGPGGTKEQGGHSVREGRGSLQGRVAGGSGRGKRAAEVRSCMPSLSPSLTSSPRTPNPLPPTARPHPGLLPVAPTLLTSSLSGSLPPRVGQGPAEDENLKAVPSPAPGPSPVTAAAPGPASGSRLASQKPSVVLCKGSQEGQFSTSWGNLISMVLRSHPFPRPERPQGRVPRAALESPRDPSTSTPSENRESGSSPEEAVPSREDRRGSAGLVTGGLAEAGAPPQQSSTETNEAPTAGPPSGPRGERIEEKPPDSLPPGAAEPRAPSWPPEQTQPGPAPSPVTRRDSQPVPRPRKRSLCEISQSSEREASPAAPGQRRGQEPGEGPSPAGSGQVLTEKQQEARKLMVFLQRPGGWGVVEGPQKPRSLAAAALQRWLDLGSCLEALAFAQQHGDPGLAQETYAWMSDNLLHVLGDPSLYRQLSGADRERILSLRTSRGQAVLGVLVLPSLYRVSRSGLTRDPRGVEAPAVRPAPPPPRTYLHVFHPRENAWRPLTQVPQEAPLRGCGLCTLHNYLFLAGGIRGSGAEAVCSNEVFCYNPLTNIWSQVRPMQQARAQLKLVALDGLLYAIGGECLYSMERYDPRTDAWTSRAPLPAGTFPVAHEAVACRGDIYVTGGHLFYRLLRYSPAKDAWDECPYSASHRRSSDIVALGGFLYRFDLLRGVGAAVMRYNTVTSSWSRAASLPLPDPAPLRCAVLGNTIYCLNHQVTATFTVSEGTAQFQAKELQPFPPGAKGVLCPFILTLPPVDPLQTAL; encoded by the coding sequence ATGACCCAGGGCGTCTCGGAGGCTGACGGCCCCGGCTGGGGCTGGGACGGGGATGGGGATGAAGACTGGGATGGCGCTGTGCTGACCCTGCTGGCGCTGGCTGTGGTGGCCGCCACGGCGCTAGCTTTGCACTGGTTTGGCTCTGGGCAGGACCAGGAGGCAGCAGGTCCAGCATCCACAGCCCCTCGACCTTCACAGGTGGGAGGACCTGGGCCAGCCCTGCCCCCGAAATCCAAGGTCAGTGGTGGTGTCGCGGGACACAGCTCAGGGCAGGGGAAGCCATACCCTCCAGGACGTGGCCAGGGGAGTCCAgctgcagcaggggcccaggATCAGGAGCCCCCGCGAGGTGGAGGTCTGGCTGCTACAGCTACACCTCCACTCAAGACACCTGGTGAGGTGGCCAGCGGAGGGGCCTTGGGACAGCAGCGTGGTAATGCCACTCCAGAAGCCCCCcgaggaaaaggaagggaggctCGCAGGCCAGGTGCTGCCCTCCTGGGTCGGAGCAAAGCAGAGGGGACGTCTGTCCCCCTCCTGATACACTTCACCCCCCGGAGTCCTGGCGGAGAAGTGGAGGTGCAGGTAGAAGCAGGAGGCGTCCAAGCCAAGGCACCAGCTCACCAGGCCCTCGTCCACATGGTGGAACGGGACACCAGCCCCTGGCAGCAAGGTGTGGCGTCACCTGGCTCACTGGGGAGGGGCCCAGGCAGCCGCCGGTGGCAGGTGGACCGCAGCTCAGGAGAGAGAACCTGCCGCTCCCCAAGGCTGGACCCCCTGTCCCTGGGCAATGTGGTGAGTGTGTGGGATTCTGTGGGTGCAGCCAGCAGCCTCCCCGCGGGCTCCCAGGGGCTCCCTTTCCCCCAGGAGCTGCCCCCATCGTACACACTGAAGACTAGGCCCCCAATGGATGTCTCAGAGAGGGGGCGTGGGAAGAGCAGCCCCCAACCAGCCCCAGTCCTAGCTCTGGACTCAGGAGCCAAAGCTACTGAGAGCAGGGAGGCTGGGACCCTGGCCCCCAGGGAGTCTCAGAGGTCCCCAGCCTCCATGGAAGGTTGGCCCTGGGTGAGGAGGGAGGTCCTTGTCACCGGGAGCTTCAGCCAGGCCCCAGACTCCATGGGCCTATCACAAGAGGGGCCACAGGGGGGACACCCACACTTGTCCCAAGGGGAGGGGACCACAGAGGCTAGCACTGCGGGTGAGTCTGGGGCTAACGGCTCTGGAGACCACCCTGTCTTCAGTTCAGGGCCTGGAGGGACAAAGGAGCAAGGCGGCCACAGTGTTAGAGAAGGGAGAGGATCCCTGCAAGGCCGGGTGGCTGGTGGCTCTGGCAGAGGGAAGCGAGCTGCAGAGGTTCGCAGCTGCATGCCCTCCCTGAGCCCCTCCCTCACGTCCTCTCCACGCACCCCTAACCCCCTCCCACCCACAGCACGTCCCCATCCAGGTCTCTTACCTGTAGCCCCAACTCTTCTGACCTCCTCTCTGTCAGGCTCTTTGCCCCCCAGAGTTGGCCAGGGTCCTGCTGAGGATGAAAATCTCAAAGCAGTGCcatcccctgccccaggcccgtCCCCTGTCACAGCTGCAGCCCCTGGGCCTGCTAGTGGGTCAAGGCTTGCATCTCAGAAGCCCAGTGTGGTTCTCTGCAAGGGCAGTCAGGAGGGGCAGTTCTCAACTAGCTGGGGAAACCTTATTTCGATGGTTCTTAGGAGTCACCCCTTCCCCAGGCCAGAGAGGCCCCAAGGGAGAGTCCCAAGGGCAGCTCTGGAGAGCCCCAGAGATCCCAGCACTTCCACACCCTCTGAGAACAGAGAGTCTGGCTCTTCCCCTGAAGAGGCCGTCCCCAGCCGTGAGGACAGGCGTGGCTCGGCTGGACTGGTCACAGGGGGCCTGGCTGAGGCTGGAGCTCCGCCACAGCAGAGCAGCACCGAGACCAACGAGGCTCCCACCGCAGGCCCGCCCTCAGGCCCAAGAGGGGAGAGAATTGAGGAGAAACCTCCAGACTCGCTGCCACCTGGAGCTGCAGAACCCAGGGCCCCCTCATGGCCACCGGAGCAGACGCAGCCTGGCCCTGCACCCTCCCCAGTTACAAGGCGGGACTCACAGCCCGTCCCCCGGCCACGGAAACGCAGCTTGTGCGAAATATCCCAGAGCTCTGAGCGTGAGGCCAGCCCAGCGGCCCCAGGGCAGCGCCGAGGACAGGAGCCCGGGGAGGGGCCCAGCCCTGCAGGCAGCGGGCAGGTCCTCACTGAGAAGCAGCAGGAGGCCCGAAAACTCATGGTGTTTCTGCAGAggccggggggctggggggtggtggaggggccCCAGAAGCCCAGATCCTTGGCGGCAGCGGCTCTGCAGCGATGGCTGGACCTGGGTAGCTGCCTGGAGGCACTGGCCTTTGCGCAGCAGCACGGGGACCCCGGCCTGGCCCAGGAGACCTATGCCTGGATGAGTGACAATCTGCTACACGTGCTGGGAGACCCGAGCCTCTACCGGCAGCTGAGTGGGGCTGACCGGGAGCGCATCCTGAGCCTTCGGACCAGCCGGGGCCAGGCGGTGCTGGGGGTCCTCGTGCTGCCCAGCCTCTACCGGGTGAGCCGCTCGGGGCTCACAAGGGACCCTCGTGGGGTGGAGGCTCCCGCGGTGCGGCCCGCGCCCCCGCCTCCCCGCACATACCTGCACGTGTTCCACCCCCGGGAGAACGCGTGGCGGCCCCTGACCCAGGTGCCCCAGGAGGCCCCGCTCCGGGGCTGCGGTCTCTGCACCCTGCACAACTACCTGTTCCTGGCGGGGGGGATCCGTGGATCCGGTGCCGAGGCCGTCTGCTCCAACGAGGTCTTCTGCTACAACCCTCTGACCAACATCTGGAGCCAGGTGCGGCCCATGCAGCAGGCGCGTGCCCAGCTCAAACTGGTGGCGCTGGACGGGCTGCTGTACGCCATCGGGGGCGAGTGTCTGTACAGCATGGAGCGCTACGACCCGCGCACAGACGCCTGGACCTCCCGTGCGCCCCTCCCTGCAGGCACCTTCCCCGTGGCTCACGAAGCTGTGGCCTGCCGGGGGGACATTTATGTTACCGGCGGCCATCTCTTCTACCGCCTGCTCAGGTACAGCCCCGCGAAGGACGCGTGGGACGAGTGCCCCTACAGTGCCAGCCACCGGCGGTCCAGCGACATTGTGGCTCTGGGGGGCTTCCTGTACCGCTTCGACCTGCTGCGGGGCGTGGGCGCCGCGGTGATGCGCTACAACACCGTGACAAGCTCCTGGAGTCGGGCcgcctccctgcccctgcccgaCCCCGCCCCGCTCCGCTGCGCCGTGCTGGGCAACACCATTTACTGCCTCAACCACCAGGTCACAGCCACCTTCACGGTCTCCGAGGGAACCGCCCAGTTCCAGGCCAAGGAGCTACAGCCTTTTCCCCCGGGGGCCAAAGGGGTCCTCTGCCCATTCATCCTGACGCTGCCCCCCGTGGACCCGCTGCAGACTGCTCTCTGA
- the LOC103013012 gene encoding protein SCO2 homolog, mitochondrial, with protein sequence MLLLAQAPKAWHRLFQLKPPALPRTPGGEAQHVRYRLLSRQGPAETGRQDQPQGPGLRTRLLITALIGAGLGGAWLAMRAEKEQRQQRRRTEALRQAAVGQGDFSLLDHRGQARCKADFRGQWVLMYFGFTHCPDICPEELEKLVQVVRQLEAEPALPPVQPIFITVDPERDDVAAMARYVQDFHPRLLGLTGSAEQVAQVSRSYRVYYSAGPKDEDQDYIVDHSIAIYLLSPDGLFTDYYGRARSAEQVADSVRRHMAAFRSVLR encoded by the coding sequence ATGCTGTTGCTGGCTCAGGCACCCAAGGCTTGGCACAGGCTCTTTCAGCTCAAGCCTCCAGCCCTCCCTAGGACCCCAGGAGGAGAGGCCCAGCACGTGAGGTACCGGCTCCTATCAAGGCAGGGCCCTGCAGAGACAGGAAGGCAGGACCAGCCCCAGGGCCCTGGGCTACGAACTAGGTTGCTGATCACAGCCTTGattggggctgggctgggcggggCCTGGCTGGCCATGAGGGCCGAGAAGGAGCAGCGGCAGCAGCGACGACGGACAGAGGCCCTGCGCCAGGCTGCCGTGGGCCAGGGTGACTTCAGCCTGCTGGATCACCGGGGCCAGGCTCGCTGCAAAGCCGATTTCCGGGGCCAGTGGGTGCTGATGTACTTCGGCTTCACTCACTGCCCGGACATCTGCCCCGAGGAACTGGAGAAGCTGGTGCAGGTGGTCCGGCAGCTGGAGGCGGAGCCTGCCCTGCCCCCCGTGCAGCCCATCTTCATTACCGTGGACCCCGAGCGGGATGACGTGGCGGCCATGGCCCGCTATGTGCAGGACTTCCACCCCAGGCTGCTGGGCCTGACCGGCTCTGCTGAGCAGGTTGCCCAGGTGAGCCGCAGCTACCGCGTGTACTACAGCGCCGGCCCCAAGGACGAGGACCAGGATTACATCGTGGACCATTCCATCGCCATCTACCTGCTCAGCCCTGACGGCCTCTTCACAGACTACTACGGCAGGGCCAGGTCGGCCGAGCAGGTCGCAGACAGCGTGCGGCGCCACATGGCTGCCTTCCGCAGCGTCCTGCGCTGA
- the CIMAP1B gene encoding outer dense fiber protein 3B isoform X3, whose protein sequence is MGSEVWVGPWRPHRPRGPIAALYSGPGPKYKLPASTGYILHDPSRPRAPAFTFGARLPTQQTSRGPGPGHLVPARMTVRGRDGAPAYSILGRPRHAAPFLTPGPGRYFPERAGNAAYPSAPRHTIAPRNWGLRAESQTPGPGTYTVPSLLGPRVVGKVSAPICSIYGRSAVGSFCEDLNPRALRLPCGEPWDLQAPGPPVLDAGADFAPPRQQPESRACSLQRGPAPEASRLELRDPALGLPGPDGDRRG, encoded by the exons ATGGGCTCGGAAGTCTGGGTCGGCCCGTGGCGGCCGCACCGGCCCCGCGGCCCCATCGCAGCGCTCTACAGTGGCCCGGGGCCCAAGTACAAGCTGCCAGCCAGCACCG GTTACATTCTGCACGACCCGTCGCGGCCCCGCGCCCCCGCCTTCACCTTCGGCGCACGCCTCCCCACGCAGCAGACTTCGCGCGGCCCCGGGCCAGGTCACCTGGTGCCCGCTCGCATGACCGTGCGCGGCCGCGACGGCGCCCCCGCCTACTCCATCTTGGGCCGCCCGCGCCACGCAGCGCCCTTCCTCACTCCTGGACCGG GCAGGTACTTCCCGGAGCGAGCGGGGAACGCGGCGTACCCCAGCGCGCCTCGGCACACCATCGCTCCCCGAAACTGGGGCCTCCGTGCGGAGTCGCAGACCCCAG GCCCCGGGACCTACACTGTGCCCTCGCTCCTGGGCCCGCGCGTCGTCGGTAAAGTTTCGGCCCCGATTTGCTCCATCTACGGCCGCAGCGCGGTGGGCAGCTTCTGCGAGGACCTCA ACCCCCGGGCCCTGCGCCTACCCTGTGGTGAGCCCTGGGATCTACAAGCCCCGGGCCCCCCAGTTCTCGATGCTGGCGCGGACTTCGCTCCCCCAAGGCAACAGCCTGAATCCCGGGCCTGCAGCCTACAACGTGGACCAG CACCGGAAGCCTCGCGGCTGGAGCTTCGGGATCCGGCACTCGGACTACCTGGCCCCGATGGTGATCGACGTGGATGA
- the CIMAP1B gene encoding outer dense fiber protein 3B isoform X2 translates to MGSEVWVGPWRPHRPRGPIAALYSGPGPKYKLPASTGYILHDPSRPRAPAFTFGARLPTQQTSRGPGPGHLVPARMTVRGRDGAPAYSILGRPRHAAPFLTPGPGRYFPERAGNAAYPSAPRHTIAPRNWGLRAESQTPGPGTYTVPSLLGPRVVGKVSAPICSIYGRSAVGSFCEDLSKTPGPCAYPVVSPGIYKPRAPQFSMLARTSLPQGNSLNPGPAAYNVDQHRKPRGWSFGIRHSDYLAPMVIDVDD, encoded by the exons ATGGGCTCGGAAGTCTGGGTCGGCCCGTGGCGGCCGCACCGGCCCCGCGGCCCCATCGCAGCGCTCTACAGTGGCCCGGGGCCCAAGTACAAGCTGCCAGCCAGCACCG GTTACATTCTGCACGACCCGTCGCGGCCCCGCGCCCCCGCCTTCACCTTCGGCGCACGCCTCCCCACGCAGCAGACTTCGCGCGGCCCCGGGCCAGGTCACCTGGTGCCCGCTCGCATGACCGTGCGCGGCCGCGACGGCGCCCCCGCCTACTCCATCTTGGGCCGCCCGCGCCACGCAGCGCCCTTCCTCACTCCTGGACCGG GCAGGTACTTCCCGGAGCGAGCGGGGAACGCGGCGTACCCCAGCGCGCCTCGGCACACCATCGCTCCCCGAAACTGGGGCCTCCGTGCGGAGTCGCAGACCCCAG GCCCCGGGACCTACACTGTGCCCTCGCTCCTGGGCCCGCGCGTCGTCGGTAAAGTTTCGGCCCCGATTTGCTCCATCTACGGCCGCAGCGCGGTGGGCAGCTTCTGCGAGGACCTCAGTaag ACCCCCGGGCCCTGCGCCTACCCTGTGGTGAGCCCTGGGATCTACAAGCCCCGGGCCCCCCAGTTCTCGATGCTGGCGCGGACTTCGCTCCCCCAAGGCAACAGCCTGAATCCCGGGCCTGCAGCCTACAACGTGGACCAG CACCGGAAGCCTCGCGGCTGGAGCTTCGGGATCCGGCACTCGGACTACCTGGCCCCGATGGTGATCGACGTGGATGACTGA